The sequence AGCTTCTCCGCCTTGACCCTGGCCTCGGCCTTCTTCTCGCGTTCCAGCTCCGCCAGCCGGGCCTTCTCCTCGGCGGTCAGCTTCGACAGCAGGGAGCGCGCCTCGGTCAGTTTGGTCTGCACGTTCTGCTTGCTGGACCGCAGGGTGGCCTGCGACTCGGTGAGCGTCTCCAGGCTCTTCACGGCCTCGGTGCGCTTCGTCGCCGCCTCGGACTGCTGCGTACGGAAGTCGGCGACGGCCTTCTGCTGCTGGCCCGTCATCCGGTCCATCAGCTGGTCCTGGTCGAAGTACGCCTGCGGGTCGTCCGCGAGGAAGAAGGTCGCGGTCGGAGCGATTCCGCCGGTGCGGTACTGCGCCGCCGCGTAGTTCCCGAGGGCGCGGCGGGCCTCGTTGAGCTTGTCGGTGCGCCTGGCCGCGTCCTCCAGGAGGGCGTCGACCTTGGCACGCTGGGTCACGGAGGCGGCCTTGGCCCGGTTGTACTGCTGGGTCGCGGTCCCCGCCTGCCGGTAGAGGTCGTCGACCTTCGTCCGGACCTCCTCGATCCCGGGCCGGGGCTCCGCGGGCGCGGCCGTCGCGCTCTGTGTGGAGAGCAGGGTGACCGAGGCCAGCGCCACCGTCGTCAGCCCGACGGCAGGGGTGGTGGTGCGCACGCTCGTGCGCGGTTTGCGATGCGAGGCCAAGGCCGGCATCTCCTTCCGTGGACCGCCTACCGGGTTAGCTGTCGGGTTCGGGCGGAACGGAAGGCTGCCCTACGGTCCCGTGGAGGAGGACCGATTCACCCCGGTGCTGCTGGTGGGTCCCCGGTTCCGGACACCCGTGGGGGCGGTACGGATTCGGCGGGGGCGTCCGTTCGGCGTGGTTCGCCTCAAGGGGGTACGGGGCGCCCGACGGAGCACGCTAGCCAACCCGTGGTGCCGCTGTGAAGGTTGATGTTCGATATGCCCGATACATTTTCGTGACCTCGATGGATCGGGTCCGCCGGTGGCGGCCACCGCCCCGTTTCCCTCACACGGCGTGGCCGCGCGGTTCCCTTACGTGCCTGCCCGGGAGGTCTCGTACCGGAAGCGGCCACGGGCTGTCAGTGGGGCGGCCTAGACTCGTCAAGCGATGAGCAGCCTCTTTGACGACAGCTTCCTGACCGGCCTCCAGAACTCGGAGGAAGGGCCCCCGCCGCCTCCCGAGGACCACGCACCCGAAGCGGTGCCGGAGGGTCTCTTCGAGGGCGTCTTCGACGCGCCCCCGCCGCCCCGCGACGGCTACTACCGCGACGGTGCCCCGCGACCGGTCATCGATGCCGCGGCGCTGCTCGACGGACTGAACACCGAGCAGCGCGCCGCCGTGGTGCACGCCGGATCGCCGCTGCTCATCGTCGCCGGTGCCGGCTCCGGCAAGACCCGGGTGCTGACCCACCGGA is a genomic window of Streptomyces sp. NBC_01237 containing:
- a CDS encoding C40 family peptidase, with protein sequence MPALASHRKPRTSVRTTTPAVGLTTVALASVTLLSTQSATAAPAEPRPGIEEVRTKVDDLYRQAGTATQQYNRAKAASVTQRAKVDALLEDAARRTDKLNEARRALGNYAAAQYRTGGIAPTATFFLADDPQAYFDQDQLMDRMTGQQQKAVADFRTQQSEAATKRTEAVKSLETLTESQATLRSSKQNVQTKLTEARSLLSKLTAEEKARLAELEREKKAEARVKAEKLARQQAAEAEAERKAGEEAAKKNGGEAGGGTGTGSGPDSGYAAKAEKVLAFARAQIGRPYVWGATGPSSYDCSGLTQAAWKAAGVDLPRTTWDQVEVGTRVATADLRPGDLVFFYDDISHVGIYKGDGMMIHAPKPGANVREESIYYMPIYGSVRPV